GACACGTCATAGTACAAGTATCTAAAATTCGTTAATTCACTTTACATTTCTATGCAAATTTTCTGACAAGTATTTTACGAATCATATTTATATAAGGTGAACGAATTTGTCTCATTCAGATCTCATTTGATAAGAATAGGACTTGAGAAATcatataatgaaataaaaaaacacttaTGTATATTATCATGAAATATTAACAccccaattaaaaaaatttactaaGTAGTTCAGAACAAAAATTCAATCTGCTGAAAACCGAGTCACCCCCTAAAATATAATCAcgtgagttttaagaaattattcaAATATGTAAAAAAAGTTAATAATGGAATGTTTGTCCTACAACGTAGACATTTCAGCTGAAAAGGTAAAATCAAAATGAGTCATTATTTCATAAACAAAGGGGAAAATACCTAAATCATATTCATAACAGTAACAGCATATCCCGAAGCAGACGATCTAGAATAAGTAATTTCATCAATGTAAATGGTTTTCTTCCTTCAAATAAAATGGTAGTAGTTGCTCTATAATGACTTGTATTATAACACCATAAAAAGGGCTACAATATAGACAAAGAAACTGTGTCACCTCATGCGAGGCAATTCCTATATTACTGCAATCATCAACTCAAATTTCATACAAACCCACAACACCGGATGGACACAGCGACAGGCCCTCTTAACACGTATACAAACTATACCACAAAAATGAGTGTTGTTTCAGCAAACAATTctcaaagaaatgaaaaaattataaatgaaagTAGGGGCCGCTGCTGTTCCCTCTACAAGTCTCCTGCTCAAAAGCGGGACGTGCTGAATTGGTTTTGGCTTCAAGTCAACAATCACCTCCAACTGATGATGATGCACTGCAACTGTATAAAACTAGTGTTAGCAAGTAGCTGACTATGGCCAAATCAAATCATCGTGCTGGCAAGTGGTCGTGAAGGATCTCCTTGTCTACTCTATGTTCTTTGTTAATTACTGAGTTTCTATCAGGGTCGTTCGTGGTTGACACCAGCTTTAGAATTCCAAAATTCAATAATTACGTTACTGAAGGAAAGGAAGATAAAGGAGAAACGAGGTGCCTGTACTATATGCATTGATGTAAAACACGTTATATCTAATCAACTATACATCTTCCAATTTTCTGCAATTCTGAATGAATACATGTATAAAAGAGcttattttttcaaattggTTTCTGCCTATTTTATCCCTTTTATATACTTATTTCTAGAAGAGCGTTGACGAAATTTGTCTTCGTAGAGCATACACGCTTGATAACCAAAAGAAAATACGCCTGAAAGGCTAGCATCCCTTTTGAAGTAATAAAGCACTGCCATACATCATAATCATGAAGGTTTTAATAATTTGTTGGGAGTTACATAGTCTAGTAACAACTATCCTAGCAGCATTGTACAATTAGAATTTTCATTACAATTATATAAACTACACATTCAAAATTCTACATATGATGCATGCCCTTTAGCTAGTATCCATAACAGATCTGTGAGATTGGCTCGTTTACTATACCCCAAGCAAAAACGACCCACTTATCCCAGGGAAATTCCCTAGGTTCTAGAAGGTGGAAGGCAGCAATcgcataaaaatattaataatcaaTTTGAACAGCACGGGGGAGTAGTAGCATCAGTTAATGCATCGCCAGACTTTTTTGACTAAGACATTATATTTACCATCAAAAGTTCAGAATAACTCTTAGgatttgtaaataaaaaataaataagcatGGGATCGGAAGTACATCTCATGGTCATGGATCAAAGCAAAATAAGCTTAGGACATGAGGCATACCTCACAGACCAAACATGAGACGTGTAATTCCCATCAGGTCAAATTATATCACTTGGAAGGAATAACTACATCAAGATTCTTTGGTAGAACCCAGCCCTTAGGATATGCAAGTCCGCGTGCTTCTAGATGGAGGTGCCAATTCATTATCTTGTTACAACCTAGAGGAATACCTTCCATCTGACTTTCATCTTCCAAAATCTGTTCTATGAAAGTTGTTTCCTGAAAGCAGTAATAATTTCCCATTAGAGTTTGAATTATCTTTGAACTGGATATGATATAAAATGACAGCAAATATAAATGAAACAATACATACTTGGAAACCCTCCTTTACTGTGTCTAACTGCCTGATAGGATCTGAAGTTGGTCGATGCCATCTCTTGGGATCCCACAATATGCTGCTATTGAAGGCAAACCCTGACATATCCACATGGAATCTGCGGAGTCTTTTGCTCTTCTCATTTGTGTGCCATCCTATTACTTGACTTCCATTGCATACAGGGCCTTCCAATATTGCTTTATTTTTGCTTTGAGCCAGCATGCCAACAGGCCAAGTGCCAAATCGACTGAATAGCACCAGGACAACAAAGGAGTTATGAGAAATGAAGAAAAAGCATTCTCATGCTACAGCAGAGAGATTGAGTGAAGAGTAGTGAGATTGAAAACTTGGTCATGGTCAGACAAAAAGATCTTATATGATGTCTTCAACTCACACGTTTCCCTTGGACCAAAGAGCTGTATACTTCTCCATAATTAAAGTGAAGAAAATTAATACTGCCCTTTTCTTATAGATATAATTCATTTATTCAAAAGAATCAGAAAGCCACATACCGAAgcaatataaaataatactatacaaTTTATTTTCAATTCCAATGGGAAACttttcatttcttaaactcAAATTAtggatttgtaattttgtatAGATCAATCAATGCTTTTCATTTTGAAACAGTCAAGAGCATCACGCCTGTTCACGCGGATACCAAACACATAGTGATATGTACAAAAAATTCCATCACTTGATGGGGGTAACAATCATGAAACATATACTTATAGTTTTTTATTTGtgtaagtttattaaaaatttctCTATTTACACATAAAGAACCTATTAAAAACATCTTCAGCCTAAATGATACagaaaaaaacaaacttgaagCTGGAAATGAAGCTAAAGGAACTAACAGCTAGTACAGCAACGTATGGAAGTACAAATTCATACTTGACATAATATGGAAGGGTTTGTTTTGACTTCTGAGCCTAACTATCCCTATCACAATTATTTCAAATGCTTATCAACTTCCAAATGGAATGGGACAAGACTGTATAAGCCATAATATTCCGTAAAGTGACAATGTTTATAACCCGAGTTAACCCATCCTTCCATTACTCGATAAGAAAACATGCATTACTATTTCCAGGCAAATGTGTTAAGGTCAAAGTGTCAATAATAACACATTACTACCATAATAAGTAATGCCAGAAGAGAGTATATTCATCTGTCAGACAATTAcatataaattgaataaaaagatTTTTTTCCCTCATAGATAGAGGAGCTTCTATAGTAGTAACTGTCTACTCCTATGTATTTTATCCCAGCCCCTAACTTAATCTCGTCATTTATAGAATGTGTGCTAGTTCTTTGAAAAGAGCCTACTTGGACTTGGCATGTAATCTATCCCTATGTAACTCATTATGGTTTTGCAGATTTGATACACAAGGAGAGAAATTTGACCAGATCCTAACTACAATATAGAACATTGGTTTCAACATCTTGTTGTACAATATCAGATAAATAGAGGAGAGATATGAGAAAGCTACTCTATTCCCTATTCCCAAAAATTTCtgcataaaaatgaaattaatacttAAAGTGAATGCTTAAGCCACATCCAAAGTTTCCTAAGATCCATAAGCtatcaaaaagaaaataaaaattggttGAAAACCATCTAGCCTGGCTGTTCTAAAGTACATGTACAATTTCTTTAGGAAGAAGCCgttgattaaattttataacaTTTGAACTAAACATAAGGCAAATCAGAGGAATAAGAACCACATTCTTAAAACATAAATTAGAAACTGATCTGCTCTGACATAGAACAGCATAAGAAACTTAAGGTAAACCAACATATTTACTTACAGTTCACAACTAGACCAAATACATTCAAACCACATTAACAGAGTCAATGATCACAGCAAACTAAATAAAGTTCCATACGCTTTTCTATACTATTCCTTGATGACACAGAATACTAACATATGACAATGAAAAACAGCAGTCAGAACAATGAGTAATGCACACAGCAAAGAAGAGTAACTACATTGTGTTATAGCCTAGTCATCACTAAAGCATCACACCATTGACTTGTAACAAAAATGTTCTACAATAGCCAAATTAAAATCAACCTTGTAGATTCTTCCTGTGCATATTTTATACAGTATTATAGTGTCTGGATATTACCCTCATAATTCTATGGTCACTACCCTGGCAATCATATTCCTATACTATGATTCACCTATAGTGAAAAGAACTATATTTCAGGTAATAccacatagttgttaaaagcagatAAAAATGCAGCTTCTAATATCCAACCTGATTTCTCTCATGCTCTCAAATAGCTCAAGCGAGTAGATGTTATCATCATCAGCAAAATACACCATCCCATCGAGCTTATGCTTCTCTATATGTTCAAGTGCAGTATTCCGCTGGTGCACACCCCTATCCTTTACATCTGTATTGTTTTTCACACAAACCAAATGTCTATACAGGATTCCCATATTTCTCAAAATCTCAGCAGTCTCCTTCGATGCCTCGTTTAGCTCCACCACAATCCACAACACTGGCGGTTTGACCAGCCTCAAGACCTGTCCTAACCTAGTCAAATAGTATGCCTGAATCGCCCTACTATAAGTTGGAGTGACCACAATCAAGTGTTTCCCTGGCACAAAATCCAAAACCTTCTTCATATCAGTTTTATCAGCCCTCTCAACCTCTCCTAATTCAACAGCACCGATCAACAAATCATCCTCCTTCGGCTTCTCAACAGAAGCTAAATCGCCTGCGCTCCTCTGAACACTCACCACCTCCGGCTTCATTTCTAACGAGAAATCGCTCGGCCTGAAATCACCCCTCAATTCGTTAAAATCGCTATTGAAGGGCGCCATGCCGAGCAAAAACCCTAAGAAGAAGCACATGAAGCAGCGGAAAAACGGTTTTCTCCAGGAAAACTGGAAACTCTTCCGAGGCTGGTGCTTCCGGAAGAAGACTCCGGCGACAAATCTACGGATAGGAGAGAGAGTCGTCCTGCCTTGGGAAAACAGCTTCTGCGAAGGAGATTGCGGCGAGAATGTAGTATTGAGACCGTTATGGTGCGATCGGTCGTTGTACGGCGAAAGAGTTCTCCGAATCGAAGCCATTTATCCCGTCCAAATCGCATCCAGAACAACGTCGGATTAAGACTCTGCGATGCGATGAGAAAGTTATGGCGGATCAAATCCAGCTTAATAACAGTTCAATGACCTGAATTGGAAACCCTAAGACGCAATCGAGCTGAAATGGGAAGAAAAATAGAGGGAATTTAACAGCTTTAATTgaaattagagagagaaacttgatTTTCAGGTGGAAATATTTTGCGTGTGGGGAATGAAGAATGGGAGGGAGACGATAACATGCACCGCTTAGCTAAAGTGCGCTGTCGTGTCagctaaaattattttattttgtttgaacaACTCAAATTTTGATCGACTCGATTTTGCTAGGTTTAATTATCTCATTCCAAATATACAGACATGAATTTATAAGTGatcaaatatattttattaagacatgaatttattaattcatcataagtgatcaaatatatttttgtgacaccacttaatataattatagCGCCAGTTACAATataaatacacaaaaataaaaaattatataaagatGAATAT
This sequence is a window from Salvia splendens isolate huo1 chromosome 14, SspV2, whole genome shotgun sequence. Protein-coding genes within it:
- the LOC121763819 gene encoding probable beta-1,4-xylosyltransferase IRX9H, with translation MASIRRTLSPYNDRSHHNGLNTTFSPQSPSQKLFSQGRTTLSPIRRFVAGVFFRKHQPRKSFQFSWRKPFFRCFMCFFLGFLLGMAPFNSDFNELRGDFRPSDFSLEMKPEVVSVQRSAGDLASVEKPKEDDLLIGAVELGEVERADKTDMKKVLDFVPGKHLIVVTPTYSRAIQAYYLTRLGQVLRLVKPPVLWIVVELNEASKETAEILRNMGILYRHLVCVKNNTDVKDRGVHQRNTALEHIEKHKLDGMVYFADDDNIYSLELFESMREISRFGTWPVGMLAQSKNKAILEGPVCNGSQVIGWHTNEKSKRLRRFHVDMSGFAFNSSILWDPKRWHRPTSDPIRQLDTVKEGFQETTFIEQILEDESQMEGIPLGCNKIMNWHLHLEARGLAYPKGWVLPKNLDVVIPSK